The sequence gcaataagaatttaaaaaaaaatctattatataatgccaatttcataattaaaatatgtcttatatcatattctcatatattctatttattatctattctattatataaaaatcaggtttctgcacttaatgatggagTTGACGTGACATGCATGCTTATAAGAGTGTTTAGCTATTTGTTTCTTTTAAGtcattaaatacaatttattatgataaatcaactatatcaactaatttatttgattagatatttaaatatcacataatttattataatttatatcaaattgatttggtagtattttttaatttatttcttttaatgttttgttagtatttttaatttattttttaatttattaaatcaaattaattatactaattatttgtattaattaattaatcattaaaataacAAATTTATGCATAAAATAGGTTCTCAATATATTTTTCACTAATaatgaaatcaaatcaaatcatatatattgagctaaaattaaatcatgtgaattaagaactaaaataaaataagatgactttttatttattcaaattgaatgcaataaataaaattaattttgttagataatcatagtcTTCTGGTCTTCTATATATAGATAGCcatacaaaattataaaaataatcatttttatcacttttgctatttcaactcttttttttatgtataaatatactcaAAATGAGAAGGTATGGATGAGTGTTTCATTAATTATTGTTTGTTTGACAAATATTATAGTCTGAAAATGTCTCAATTTAAGCATTCTATCGCTATCGATAGAAGTTGAACCTATAGTAATTCATGGTGACcatgatattttttatagtattatataaaaaaaatttagtataaaaaatattttttaaaatgaatatacccattgtaattaattttctttgtcaatCTGTTATCTTTTACCTAACAAATAATATCCatgttgaatatattattttcatcagaagccatacataattgattgataattctatatataaaaatactgATGTGGTAACTAAATACCATATTGTTATCTCTCTAAAGTTAATTCTCCTATGATTATGCAAATATGATTCTCCTATGATTATGCGAATGTATAGCACTATCAGATAAAAATTGATTGGATTATATTTATGTCCAACGAGGTAGGTGATCTTTTAGACCTAATCACGATGAGTTGAGGAAGATTTGAAAAATACTAACAAtacaaatactttttatttttaatacccaataataaatatataaattaaaattaatattgttttgtacaaaatcataaaatgtaTAACATACTCAAAATATATTCAATCTGTATTAACTGCCATTGTTTATCAATTACGTTATGATAAATCTGgttattaaaaaagattaaaattaacttaaatatacacaatattatttcatacttttcatttttattttattatcataaaaagtcatacatattataagagaacttcattttttacaatttttcataaaaacaacatttaaataattgtaaaattagatTATAGGGTAAAAAACGTTATTAAGCCATGGGAGGAAACATTTTACTCAAATCAGCCAAAATGAATTCTGATACACCATTCCACCAAATAACACTTTTATATAATCCGAATCAATAAAATTCGAATTAGGTTTACACGTAATTCGAATTGAATCACATCGAATTACTCCCAAGCAATATTCGAACGTAGTTCGAATCAAGTAGTATCGAATTATGCATGCATAGTTCGAGTTATATTAACTCGAATTACTTGGAGCACGTGGCCTAGGGTAGCTCGAATCcaattgattcgaattacgtgCATTTTGGTTGCAATAGGTAGTTCGAGTggaattgattcgaattacaagtGTTTCacctatataaggagttcgaaccaAGTTCATTCGAATCACTTCTTCATTTTTAAACCCCACCAAATCACAGAGAAAACGACCAACAATCGGGCCGACAAAGACCGGAGCGGCATATTCAGGCGATGGGGACGATTCGGGGAGGCTTTACCGTTTGGATGGAGTTGCTCATATCGCCGAGGTGATCAACAACGAGGTTAGTGGTTTCTGATATTGCGCTGTTGATAGCTTTTTTTGTTAGTGGTTAATGGTAGTCTTTGATGATAGCCGTTTATGATAGTGGTATTTGTTAGTGGTTTAGGATAGTGATTTTTATCAGCGGTTTAGGATAGTGGTAATAGCCTAGTGGTTTATGTTAATGGTTTTTGATAGTGGTTTAGGATAGTGGTCTAGCCTAATGgtttttgttaatggtttttgATAGTGGTTTACGTTATTGTTATCGGTTTAGGATAGTGGTATAGGCTAGTGgtttttgttaatggtttttgATAGTGGTTTATGCTAgtgttagtggtttttgttaatggtttttgCATGTGGATTATGTTAGCGCTTTTTGTTAATGAtttttgttaatggtttttgCATGTGGATTATGTTAGCggtttttgttaattatttttgttaatgatttTTGCATGTGGATAATTTTAGTGGTTTTTGTTAATGATTTTTGCATGTGgattatgttagtggtttttgttaatggtttttgTTAACGGTTAATGATTACCTTTTTGGTTCTTTACGACGTGAATTTTATATGTTAGTGGTATTTTAATTTGTTCTAATTATGCGGTTCATCTGTTGGCTAGCCCCAGCGTTGCATATCGAGCGTGCGGCGGCAGCAGGGGATGCGTCTTGATGATAggtacgttccgtacttgcagatggccggattataccatcttgcgagactGAACGACAGATGGTTCCGCATAGACGAGCCCCTTGTGAGTGCATTCGTCGAGAGGTGGCGGCCTGAGACGCACACCTTCcacatgccgttcggagagtgcaccatCACGCTTCAGGACGTCGCGTACCAGCTAGGGTTGCCAGTGGACGGACATTACGTTAGTGGTTTCCTGACAGACTTCCACCTATACATTGAGGGTGGCCGGCCAGCTTGGCAGTGGTTTCATGAGTTGCTCGGCGTCTTACCTCctgaaaaccaaattaaaaaatttgcagTGAACTGCACCTGGTTCCAGGAGACTTTTGGGGAGTGCCCCGACGGGGCCGATGAGGAGACAGTTAGGCGCTTTGCCcgtgcctatatcatgatgttgttgggcaccCAGCTGTTTGCCAACAAGTCCGGCAATCGTATACACATCAGATGGCTACCCTTCGTTGctaggcttgaggagatgggtgGCTACAGTTGAGGATCGGCGGCACTAGCGTGGTTGTACCAGTGCATGTGCCGAGTGACCAACAGACATGTCGTGAAGTTAGGTGGGCCATTACAGTTACTCCAGTCGTGGATCTTTTGGCAGTTTCCTGGTTTTAGGCCTCGTGGGTATGATGCGTTTAGCTGGCCCCTTTCCTCGAGGTACCACTATTGTTTTCTACTATGTATTCTTGTTGTAGTTATTTTCAATTTTGCAAGCAATTTAATGGCTTTTAAATTCATTCATGAATGTAGTACAATGTTTAACTTCTTAAgcaggtggtcaggttacaaTCCTGGGATTAGCAACAAGGGACCTCGGGTGCAGAATGTTCGACTGAGGATCGACTTGCTACAGCCTCGGGATGTAAGTGCGCTAAGCTCATATTTATATTTAATACTTGTTTCAGTCTATATCGTTTAACAAATTCGTCAAATGGATTTCATTTGCTTTTTTCAATTTATATGTATGCCCTATAGCGCACTCGACGTCATCCAGGTTGTCCATCCGGAGGTCTTGGAGCCTAGGCATACGATGTTATGGCGGTGTGTGACGTCCCTGATATATTTTGCGGTGGTTGAGTGGCATCAGGTTGATAGAGTGTTACCGCAGTTTGGCGGCGTACAGCCCCCACTGCatcccgccctgaacatcgacttctTGATGTCGAAGGACGGGAGAGGAGGTGACCGTTGGTTCCCGTCCCACTTACAGTACTGGCATCTTCACTGGGAGACTCGAGCGGAGCACATTTTACAGTTCGACATCGTGGCCGACCCGAGTCCGTCGCATGAGTTCTTGGGATGGTGGCATCAGCACGGAAAGAGATTCTTGTCACCAGAGATGTACTTGGGGGATCAGAGAGGTATTCCTATTCCGGACGAGGCGACGCAGAGGGGTGCCGGCCGAGTTCCTGATATGGAGCGAGTCGACGACGTTCCTGACAGGCGTCGGGACACGTC is a genomic window of Arachis ipaensis cultivar K30076 chromosome B06, Araip1.1, whole genome shotgun sequence containing:
- the LOC107646577 gene encoding protein MAIN-LIKE 1-like, which produces MRLDDRYVPYLQMAGLYHLARLNDRWFRIDEPLVSAFVERWRPETHTFHMPFGECTITLQDVAYQLGLPVDGHYVSGFLTDFHLYIEGGRPAWQWFHELLGVLPPENQIKKFAVNCTWFQETFGECPDGADEETVRRFARAYIMMLLGTQLFANKSGNRIHIRWLPFVARLEEMGGYS